A single window of Streptomyces cathayae DNA harbors:
- a CDS encoding PspA/IM30 family protein yields the protein MSGVMKRMGMIFRAKANKALDRAEDPRETLDYSYQKQLELLQKVRRGVADVATSRKRLELQLNQLQSQSGKLEDQGRKALALGREDLAREALSRRAALQQQVTDLETQHATLQGEEEKLTLAAQRLQAKVDAFRTKKETIKATYTAAQAQTRIGEAFSGISEEMGDVGLAIQRAEDKTAQLQARAGAIDELLASGALDDQSGMHKDDIQAELDRLSGGTDVELELQRMKAELAGGPSAGQQAIEGGDEQSRAQQPQDTPRFDKQ from the coding sequence ATGAGCGGTGTCATGAAGCGTATGGGGATGATCTTCCGCGCGAAGGCGAACAAGGCCCTTGACCGGGCCGAGGATCCGCGCGAGACCCTCGATTACTCGTACCAGAAGCAGCTGGAGCTGCTCCAGAAGGTCCGGCGCGGTGTCGCCGACGTGGCGACCAGCCGCAAGCGTCTGGAGCTCCAGCTCAACCAGCTCCAGTCCCAGTCGGGCAAGCTGGAGGACCAGGGGCGCAAGGCGCTCGCGCTGGGCCGGGAGGACCTGGCCCGCGAGGCGCTCTCCCGCCGTGCCGCCCTCCAGCAGCAGGTGACCGATCTGGAGACGCAGCACGCCACGCTCCAGGGCGAGGAGGAGAAGCTCACCCTCGCGGCCCAGCGGCTGCAGGCCAAGGTCGACGCCTTCCGCACGAAGAAGGAGACCATCAAGGCCACGTACACGGCGGCCCAGGCGCAGACCCGGATCGGCGAGGCATTCTCCGGCATCTCCGAGGAGATGGGCGACGTCGGGCTGGCGATCCAGCGCGCCGAGGACAAGACCGCCCAGCTCCAGGCGCGGGCCGGCGCCATCGACGAACTGCTCGCCTCCGGCGCCCTGGACGACCAGTCCGGCATGCACAAGGACGACATCCAGGCCGAGCTGGACCGGCTCTCGGGTGGTACGGATGTGGAGCTGGAGCTGCAGCGCATGAAGGCCGAGCTGGCGGGAGGCCCCTCCGCCGGGCAGCAGGCCATCGAGGGCGGCGACGAGCAGTCCCGGGCCCAGCAGCCGCAGGACACCCCGCGGTTCGACAAGCAGTGA
- a CDS encoding DUF3043 domain-containing protein: MGSNPGYPVPLGFVFRSRAKEEKAHADKAAVTDSNQTRHPEAPKGRPTPKRSVAQTQRRSVANTSMTRKEASKRQRDERRAAMERQRQALASGDERYLPARDKGPVRRFARDFVDSRFHIAEYFLPMAVIILVLSMVRVPQLQNIALLLWLLVIVTIVLDSIVTGFRLKKRLAERFPTDNRRGAVAYALMRSLQMRRLRLPKPQVKRGEQP; this comes from the coding sequence CTGGGATCCAACCCCGGATACCCCGTACCCTTGGGTTTTGTGTTCCGTAGCCGTGCCAAGGAAGAGAAGGCCCACGCCGACAAGGCGGCGGTGACCGACTCCAATCAGACCCGCCACCCGGAGGCCCCCAAGGGCCGTCCCACGCCCAAGCGCAGCGTGGCCCAGACCCAGCGTCGCAGCGTGGCCAACACGTCGATGACGCGCAAGGAGGCGAGCAAACGGCAGCGAGACGAGCGCCGGGCCGCGATGGAGCGTCAGCGCCAGGCGCTGGCCAGCGGCGACGAGCGCTACCTGCCCGCTCGTGACAAGGGGCCGGTGCGCCGCTTCGCGCGCGACTTCGTCGACTCGCGGTTCCACATCGCGGAGTACTTCCTGCCGATGGCCGTGATCATCCTGGTGCTGAGCATGGTCCGGGTCCCCCAGCTGCAGAACATCGCGCTGCTGCTGTGGCTGCTCGTGATCGTGACGATCGTGCTCGACTCCATCGTGACCGGCTTCCGGCTGAAGAAGCGGCTGGCCGAGCGCTTCCCCACCGACAACCGGCGCGGTGCCGTCGCCTACGCCCTGATGCGTTCGCTCCAGATGCGCCGGCTGCGGCTGCCCAAGCCCCAGGTCAAGCGCGGAGAGCAGCCCTGA
- the pspAA gene encoding PspA-associated protein PspAA, whose amino-acid sequence MIVRVMGEGQVALAESHLAELNKLDEELLTEMETGDGPGFRRTLTALLSRVHELGEPLPDEALEPSDLILPAPDATIEEVRELLSEDGLIPGP is encoded by the coding sequence ATGATCGTACGGGTCATGGGGGAGGGGCAGGTGGCTCTGGCCGAGAGCCACCTCGCCGAGTTGAACAAACTGGACGAGGAACTCCTCACCGAGATGGAGACCGGTGACGGCCCCGGTTTCCGCCGCACCCTCACCGCCCTGCTCTCCAGGGTCCACGAGCTCGGCGAACCGCTGCCGGACGAGGCGCTGGAACCCTCCGACCTCATCCTGCCCGCCCCGGACGCCACCATCGAGGAGGTCCGGGAACTGCTCAGCGAGGACGGGCTGATCCCGGGCCCGTGA